One part of the Carassius gibelio isolate Cgi1373 ecotype wild population from Czech Republic chromosome B6, carGib1.2-hapl.c, whole genome shotgun sequence genome encodes these proteins:
- the LOC127959624 gene encoding ubiquitin carboxyl-terminal hydrolase CYLD isoform X2 has product MASADNKLYFIITAKPPSPNGYITAGEICFIDKQRYNEWQKRQTHILPVVCMGKLSDTCLDKVLLQPLLRREAELLMALESSDDRLLALKNPEALEKASKLSEGCQVLVEYKGQWLKGVIRYIGSVTSRFFSDPITGVFFGVELQGEDKGKGQNDGSFLHKTYFTCSKNSGIFAPFTRIKPDDHKPSAPPLHTQSPLSMTSTEPLKAGDRVTFFGDKNAHHGMVMDIKDHQDGKMVLISTDKDEEGKHGGERWIPLDCVIKEELLNKDETEKIDTSRGPGMGGSADSDEITVGSLVQFLGKTIIYGIVRWIGQLPDFPGMTAGLELEESSAGVSDGTYKGKRYFNCAPHCGLFVKLSSCRPDDRFSAVKKKLFNGQSDNDEAMLSEEQENVPPIRTEDVSNRLIGKMKGIQGHCNSCYMDSALFSVFSCSSVLDSLLFKTTEYKTIQTILLKNIVNPLRKQGFVSEHSVMNLRKQLQKREHCPTYTTDEKDPEEFLSLIMQEIFLLDPPLILCQAGGAQKLQSCYYYQIFMDYNHHLVLPTVQQLLEHSFYSNSLKLSEVPSCLILTMPRSGKSFKMFPKIIPSTELDITGLLADGPQQCVLCGQLATCECAECFRDQTFSDTGFKYFCGECSTQVHFHQQRQYHKPSTLLLPQGFSYSQSSGSDRRTPPREKLELFAVLCIETSHYVSFVKYGPQDTDWIFFDSMADRVGESDGYNIPEVRACPEVGRYLHMPLAQLANQVPREMEGVAKRLFCDGYMYLYQSKTMCLYR; this is encoded by the exons ATGGCTTCAGCTGACAACAAGTTATACTTCATCATAACTGCAAAGCCGCCTTCACCAAATGGGTACATAACCGCTGGTGAAATATGCTTCATAGATAAGCAACGATATAATGAATGGcaaaaaagacaaacacacattttacCTGTAGTTTGTATGGGAAAATTAAGTGATACATGCCTTGATAAAGTTCTTCTGCAGCCATTGTTACgcagagaagcagaactactgaTGGCTCTTGAGTCCAGTGATGACCGACTCTTGGCCCTGAAAAATCCTGAGGCTTTAGAAAAGGCTTCAAAACTGTCTGAAGGCTGTCAGGTTCTCGTGGAATATAAAGGGCAGTGGCTCAAAGGTGTGATTCGATACATTGGCAGTGTCACATCTCGTTTTTTTTCAGATCCTATAACAGGAGTCTTCTTCGGGGTGGAACTGCAG GGGGAAGATAAAGGAAAAGGCCAAAATGATGGTTCCTTCTTACACAAAACATACTTCACATGTTCTAAAAACTCAGGCATTTTTGCCCCTTTTACAAGAATCAAACCAGATGATCATAAACCTTCAGCACCCCCTCTACATACTCAATCTCCCCTGTCCATGACGTCTACTGAGCCTCTCAAAGCTGGAGACAGAGTAACCTTTTTTGGTGACAAAAATGCTCACCATGGCATGGTTATGGATATAAAGGACCACCAAGATGGCAAAATGGTTCTCATATCTACT GATAAGGATGAAGAGGGGAAGCATGGAGGAGAGAGATGGATCCCATTGGATTGTGTAATTAAAGAAGAGCTGTTAAATAAAG ATGAAACTGAAAAAATTGACACTTCTCGGGGCCCAGGGATGGGGGGTAGTGCTGATTCTGATGAAATCACTGTTGGCTCCCTAGTGCAGTTTCTGGGTAAAACAATAATTTATGGTATTGTCCGCTGGATTGGCCAGTTACCCGATTTCCCTGGGATGACCGCTGGACTGGAACTG GAGGAGAGCAGTGCCGGCGTGAGTGATGGAACATATAAAGGAAAACGGTACTTTAACTGTGCTCCTCACTGTGGTTTATTTGTGAAACTCTCATCTTGTCGGCCTGATGATCGCTTTTCTGCTGTAAAGAAGAAGCTGTTCAATGGACAGTCTG ATAATGATGAGGCAATGTTATCTGAGGAACAGGAAAATGTGCCACCTATTAGAACCGAAGATGTTTCAAACCGACTGATTGGTAAGATGAAAGGCATTCAGGGTCACTGCAACTCCTGTTATATGGACTCTGCCCTGTTCAG TGTGTTTTCCTGTTCATCAGTTCTGGATTCTCTGCTTTTTAAGACTACAGAATATAAAACCATTCAAACTATCCTGCTAAAGAACATTGTTAACCCTCTCCGCAA ACAAGGTTTTGTATCAGAGCACAGTGTGATGAATCTTCGGAAACAATTACAGAAACGGGAACACTGCCCCACTTACACCACAGATGAGAAGG ATCCCGAGGAGTTCCTCTCTCTGATCATGCAGGAGATTTTCTTGCTGGATCCGCCACTCATACTCTG CCAAGCAGGAGGCGCACAAAAATTGCAAAGTTGTTACTACTACCAAATCTTTATGGATTATAACCACCATTTAGTCCTGCCGACAGTTCAGCAGCTACTGGAACATTCATTTTACAGCAACAGTCTCAAACTGTCAGAG GTGCCTTCCTGCCTGATTCTTACTATGCCTCGCTCAGGGAAGAGTTTCAAAATGTTTCCAAAAATCATTCCTTCTACAGAACTGGACATCACAGGTCTTCTTGCGGATG GTCCTCagcagtgtgtgttgtgtggtcAGCTAGCAACTTGTGAGTGTGCCGAGTGCTTCAGAGACCAAACGTTTAGTGATACAGGATTCAAATATTTCTGTGGAGAATGTTCAACTCAG GTGCACTTTCACCAGCAGCGTCAATACCACAAACCCAGCACCCTGCTTCTTCCTCAGGGCTTCTCTTACTCACAGAGTTCAGGGTCAGATCGCCGCACTCCTCCACGGGAGAAACTCGAGCTGTTTGCTGTGCTGTGTATAGAGACCAGCCACTATGTCTCTTTTGTCAAATATGGACCTCAGGATACTGACTGGATCTTCTTTGATAGTATGGCTGACCGTGTTG GTGAAAGTGATGGCTATAATATCCCAGAAGTACGTGCATGTCCTGAGGTTGGCCGGTACCTACATATGCCTCTGGCTCAGCTGGCTAATCAAGTGCCTCGAGAGATGGAAGGTGTGGCAAAGCGACTCTTCTGCGACGGTTACATGTACCTTTATCAGAGCAAGACCATGTGTCTATATCGATAA
- the LOC127959624 gene encoding ubiquitin carboxyl-terminal hydrolase CYLD isoform X1: MASADNKLYFIITAKPPSPNGYITAGEICFIDKQRYNEWQKRQTHILPVVCMGKLSDTCLDKVLLQPLLRREAELLMALESSDDRLLALKNPEALEKASKLSEGCQVLVEYKGQWLKGVIRYIGSVTSRFFSDPITGVFFGVELQGEDKGKGQNDGSFLHKTYFTCSKNSGIFAPFTRIKPDDHKPSAPPLHTQSPLSMTSTEPLKAGDRVTFFGDKNAHHGMVMDIKDHQDGKMVLISTDKDEEGKHGGERWIPLDCVIKEELLNKDETEKIDTSRGPGMGGSADSDEITVGSLVQFLGKTIIYGIVRWIGQLPDFPGMTAGLELEESSAGVSDGTYKGKRYFNCAPHCGLFVKLSSCRPDDRFSAVKKKLFNGQSDNDEAMLSEEQENVPPIRTEDVSNRLIGKMKGIQGHCNSCYMDSALFSVFSCSSVLDSLLFKTTEYKTIQTILLKNIVNPLRKQGFVSEHSVMNLRKQLQKREHCPTYTTDEKDPEEFLSLIMQEIFLLDPPLILCSQAGGAQKLQSCYYYQIFMDYNHHLVLPTVQQLLEHSFYSNSLKLSEVPSCLILTMPRSGKSFKMFPKIIPSTELDITGLLADGPQQCVLCGQLATCECAECFRDQTFSDTGFKYFCGECSTQVHFHQQRQYHKPSTLLLPQGFSYSQSSGSDRRTPPREKLELFAVLCIETSHYVSFVKYGPQDTDWIFFDSMADRVGESDGYNIPEVRACPEVGRYLHMPLAQLANQVPREMEGVAKRLFCDGYMYLYQSKTMCLYR, encoded by the exons ATGGCTTCAGCTGACAACAAGTTATACTTCATCATAACTGCAAAGCCGCCTTCACCAAATGGGTACATAACCGCTGGTGAAATATGCTTCATAGATAAGCAACGATATAATGAATGGcaaaaaagacaaacacacattttacCTGTAGTTTGTATGGGAAAATTAAGTGATACATGCCTTGATAAAGTTCTTCTGCAGCCATTGTTACgcagagaagcagaactactgaTGGCTCTTGAGTCCAGTGATGACCGACTCTTGGCCCTGAAAAATCCTGAGGCTTTAGAAAAGGCTTCAAAACTGTCTGAAGGCTGTCAGGTTCTCGTGGAATATAAAGGGCAGTGGCTCAAAGGTGTGATTCGATACATTGGCAGTGTCACATCTCGTTTTTTTTCAGATCCTATAACAGGAGTCTTCTTCGGGGTGGAACTGCAG GGGGAAGATAAAGGAAAAGGCCAAAATGATGGTTCCTTCTTACACAAAACATACTTCACATGTTCTAAAAACTCAGGCATTTTTGCCCCTTTTACAAGAATCAAACCAGATGATCATAAACCTTCAGCACCCCCTCTACATACTCAATCTCCCCTGTCCATGACGTCTACTGAGCCTCTCAAAGCTGGAGACAGAGTAACCTTTTTTGGTGACAAAAATGCTCACCATGGCATGGTTATGGATATAAAGGACCACCAAGATGGCAAAATGGTTCTCATATCTACT GATAAGGATGAAGAGGGGAAGCATGGAGGAGAGAGATGGATCCCATTGGATTGTGTAATTAAAGAAGAGCTGTTAAATAAAG ATGAAACTGAAAAAATTGACACTTCTCGGGGCCCAGGGATGGGGGGTAGTGCTGATTCTGATGAAATCACTGTTGGCTCCCTAGTGCAGTTTCTGGGTAAAACAATAATTTATGGTATTGTCCGCTGGATTGGCCAGTTACCCGATTTCCCTGGGATGACCGCTGGACTGGAACTG GAGGAGAGCAGTGCCGGCGTGAGTGATGGAACATATAAAGGAAAACGGTACTTTAACTGTGCTCCTCACTGTGGTTTATTTGTGAAACTCTCATCTTGTCGGCCTGATGATCGCTTTTCTGCTGTAAAGAAGAAGCTGTTCAATGGACAGTCTG ATAATGATGAGGCAATGTTATCTGAGGAACAGGAAAATGTGCCACCTATTAGAACCGAAGATGTTTCAAACCGACTGATTGGTAAGATGAAAGGCATTCAGGGTCACTGCAACTCCTGTTATATGGACTCTGCCCTGTTCAG TGTGTTTTCCTGTTCATCAGTTCTGGATTCTCTGCTTTTTAAGACTACAGAATATAAAACCATTCAAACTATCCTGCTAAAGAACATTGTTAACCCTCTCCGCAA ACAAGGTTTTGTATCAGAGCACAGTGTGATGAATCTTCGGAAACAATTACAGAAACGGGAACACTGCCCCACTTACACCACAGATGAGAAGG ATCCCGAGGAGTTCCTCTCTCTGATCATGCAGGAGATTTTCTTGCTGGATCCGCCACTCATACTCTG CAGCCAAGCAGGAGGCGCACAAAAATTGCAAAGTTGTTACTACTACCAAATCTTTATGGATTATAACCACCATTTAGTCCTGCCGACAGTTCAGCAGCTACTGGAACATTCATTTTACAGCAACAGTCTCAAACTGTCAGAG GTGCCTTCCTGCCTGATTCTTACTATGCCTCGCTCAGGGAAGAGTTTCAAAATGTTTCCAAAAATCATTCCTTCTACAGAACTGGACATCACAGGTCTTCTTGCGGATG GTCCTCagcagtgtgtgttgtgtggtcAGCTAGCAACTTGTGAGTGTGCCGAGTGCTTCAGAGACCAAACGTTTAGTGATACAGGATTCAAATATTTCTGTGGAGAATGTTCAACTCAG GTGCACTTTCACCAGCAGCGTCAATACCACAAACCCAGCACCCTGCTTCTTCCTCAGGGCTTCTCTTACTCACAGAGTTCAGGGTCAGATCGCCGCACTCCTCCACGGGAGAAACTCGAGCTGTTTGCTGTGCTGTGTATAGAGACCAGCCACTATGTCTCTTTTGTCAAATATGGACCTCAGGATACTGACTGGATCTTCTTTGATAGTATGGCTGACCGTGTTG GTGAAAGTGATGGCTATAATATCCCAGAAGTACGTGCATGTCCTGAGGTTGGCCGGTACCTACATATGCCTCTGGCTCAGCTGGCTAATCAAGTGCCTCGAGAGATGGAAGGTGTGGCAAAGCGACTCTTCTGCGACGGTTACATGTACCTTTATCAGAGCAAGACCATGTGTCTATATCGATAA